CAATCTGGTTGCCTGCCGGTGATCTATCGCTTCGACTTCTCACAACAAAACCTAAGTGGTCGCAATACCATTTTATCGATTGATCGAGATCGCTCACTCTAACGCGCGTGTGTAAAAAGATAGCCATTTTTGTTCCCTTTCTGCATTGCCTTCCTATGAACCAAGAAACACCTTGACAACCAGAGCGATGAGGGCTAGATATATGGGGGCCATTAACCCAATAATCCATCTCAGCTGCGTGTTGAGTTGCCCCTCAACGCCAGAAACCCGTGCCTCAATTGCTTCAAAACGTCTCTCCAGCTGCTCAAAGCGTTTGTCTACCTGCTCAAAGCGGTAA
The window above is part of the Candidatus Poribacteria bacterium genome. Proteins encoded here:
- a CDS encoding VOC family protein; amino-acid sequence: MAIFLHTRVRVSDLDQSIKWYCDHLGFVVRSRSDRSPAGNQIVHLELPGNVPTLELTYSPDYE